The DNA sequence CTGGTGACCCGCGCCAGGGCATCGTGCACATCATCGGCCCCGAGCAGGGGCTGACCCAGCCGGGCATCCTCCTCGTCTGCGGCGACTCTCACACGGCGACCCACGGGGCCTTCGGGGCGCTCGCGTTCGGCATCGGCTCGACCGAGGTCGAGCACGTGCTCGCGACCCAGTGCTTGTGGCAGAAGAAGCCCAAGGTCATGCGGATCACGGTGACGGGCGCGCGTCCCGTGGGCATCACGGCCAAGGACGTGATCCTCGCCATCATCGCCAAGATCGGCGCCGCCGGCGGGGTCGGGCACGTGATCGAGTACGCCGGGCCGGCCATCGCCGCCATGTCCATGGAGGAGCGGATGACCGTCTGCAACATGTCCATCGAGGCGGGCGCGCGGGCCGGCATGATCGCGCCCGATTCGACGACGTTCGCCTACATCGAGGGCAGGCCGTATGCGCCGAAGGGCGAGCATTGGACGCAGGCGCTCGCGTACTGGAAGACCCTGCCGTCGGATCCCGACGCCGTGTTCGACAGGGAGGTCGAGCTGGCCGCCGGCGGCATCGCGCCCACCGTCACCTGGGGCACGAGCCCGCAGGACGCGCTGCCCATCACGGGGAGCGTGCCCGATCCCGCGCGCGAGGGCGATCCCGCCCGGCGCCAGGCCATGGGGCGCGCGCTCGACTACATGGGTCTCCGGCCCGGCATGCCGCTGACCGAGATCGCCGTGGACCGCGTCTTCATCGGCTCCTGCACGAATAGCCGCATCGAGGACCTGCGCGCCGCGGCGGCGGTCGCCAAGGGGCGCCGCGCCGTGGTGACGGCCTGGGTAGTCCCGGGCTCCGGGCTCATCAAACGTGCCGCCGAGGCCGAGGGTCTCCACCTGATCTTCACGGCCGCCGGCTTCGAGTGGCGCGAGCCTGGCTGCTCGATGTGTATCGGGATGAACGGCGACACGGCGCGCGAGGGCGAGCGCGTTGCCTCGACCTCCAACCGCAACTTCGAGGGGCGCCAGGGTAAGGGCGCCCGCACCCATCTCATGAGCCCGGCCATGGCGGTGGCCGCCGCCGTCACTGGGCGGCTCACCGACGTCCGCACCTTGCATCCCTCTCCCGGCCGATGAACCCATTCACGACCCTCACGGCGGCCGCGGTCCCGATGGACCTGCCGAACATCGACACCGACCGCGTCATCCCGGCGCGCTTCCTGCGCAAGCCGCGGGAGGCCGGCTACCAGCAGTTCTTCTTCCACGACTTGCGCTTCAACGCCGACGGCTCCGAGAACGGGGACTTCATCCTCAACCAGGCGCCCTACCGGCAGGCGAAGATCCTCGTCACCGCCGAGAACTTCGGCTGCGGCTCCTCGCGGGAGGGCGCCGTCTGGGCGCTGATGGACCACGGCATCCGCTGCGTGGTCGGACCCTCCTTCGGTGACATCTTCTTCGAGAACTGCTTCAAGAACGGCGTGCTGGCCCTGGTCCTGCCGGCCGCCGACGCCGCGTCAATCAGGCGGCAGCTCCAGGAGCGCCCGGGTGCCGCGATCAGCGTGGATCTCGAGCGGCAGACGCTCACGGCGCCCGACGGCACTCTTCACCGCTTCGAGGTGGACCCGTTCCGCAAGCAGGCCCTGCTCCGGGGGCAGGACGAGATCGCGCTGACCATGGAGTACGCTGCCGCCATCCTGGCCCACGAATCTCGGCGCGCGGTCGAGATGCCGTGGCTGACCTAGGGCGCCACCCCAGATACTGAGTCCATCAAGGCCCGCCTCCTCAGTATCTTGTGCTTGCTAATACTAAACATATGACGTGTAATACTTGGACTCCTTTAAATAGGGTGCTGCTATGGCTACCTCGACCGAGTCCTTGCCCCCGCCAGGGTGGGATCGTGAGGGGCTAGATGGCTTGCTGAATGCCTTCCCCGAGGGCCGGCTCAGCGAGATCGTCGGACCCCGATCCTCCGGAGGCGGCAGCCTGCTGCTGGCGCTCC is a window from the Candidatus Methylomirabilota bacterium genome containing:
- the leuC gene encoding 3-isopropylmalate dehydratase large subunit; its protein translation is GDPRQGIVHIIGPEQGLTQPGILLVCGDSHTATHGAFGALAFGIGSTEVEHVLATQCLWQKKPKVMRITVTGARPVGITAKDVILAIIAKIGAAGGVGHVIEYAGPAIAAMSMEERMTVCNMSIEAGARAGMIAPDSTTFAYIEGRPYAPKGEHWTQALAYWKTLPSDPDAVFDREVELAAGGIAPTVTWGTSPQDALPITGSVPDPAREGDPARRQAMGRALDYMGLRPGMPLTEIAVDRVFIGSCTNSRIEDLRAAAAVAKGRRAVVTAWVVPGSGLIKRAAEAEGLHLIFTAAGFEWREPGCSMCIGMNGDTAREGERVASTSNRNFEGRQGKGARTHLMSPAMAVAAAVTGRLTDVRTLHPSPGR
- the leuD gene encoding 3-isopropylmalate dehydratase small subunit → MNPFTTLTAAAVPMDLPNIDTDRVIPARFLRKPREAGYQQFFFHDLRFNADGSENGDFILNQAPYRQAKILVTAENFGCGSSREGAVWALMDHGIRCVVGPSFGDIFFENCFKNGVLALVLPAADAASIRRQLQERPGAAISVDLERQTLTAPDGTLHRFEVDPFRKQALLRGQDEIALTMEYAAAILAHESRRAVEMPWLT